Proteins co-encoded in one Oreochromis aureus strain Israel breed Guangdong linkage group 3, ZZ_aureus, whole genome shotgun sequence genomic window:
- the LOC120436452 gene encoding putative nuclease HARBI1, with translation MLVLMQTTESWALFQKAGLVQTLRFPGVIGCIDGTHIPIIAPSVNEGDYVNRKSFHSINVQIICDAANIITNVEAKWPGSVHDSRIFRECTLSTKFGHGEFTGYLLGDRGYPCLPYLLTPYPDPEPGPQQRYNLAHCRTRARVEMTIGMLKARFQCLQRLRVTPERACDIIVACVILHNIATIRGEHCPSEPNISSDPNHEHPDPPTDIQDGRAVRDTICHNHFL, from the exons ATGCTCGTTTTGATGCAGACAACAGAGAgctgggccctgtttcagaaagccggtttagtgcaaactctga ggttcccaggcgtgattggctgtatagatggcactcacattccaaTCATTGCTCCTTCAGTAAATGAAGGAGACTATGTGAACAGGAAGTCTTTCCACAGCATTAATGTACAG ATCATATGTGATGCTGCCAACATTATCACAAATGTGGAAGCCAAGTGGCCAGGCTCTGTTCATGACTCACGAATTTTTCGTGAATGTACACTGAGCACAAAATTTGGACATG GAGAGTTCACTGGCTACTTGCTTGGTGATAGGGGGTATCCATGTTTACCCTATTTGCTTACCCCTTACCCTGACCCTGAACCGGGCCCACAGCAGCGATATAATCTGGCTCATTGCAGGACAAGAGCCAGAGTTGAAATGACTATCGGAATGCTTAAGGCCCGGTTCCAGTGCCTTCAAAGACTCAGGGTCACCCCAGAAAGGGCATGTGACATTATTGTGGCATGTGTGATTCTTCACAACATTGCCACAATTAGAGGAGAACACTGTCCTTCTGAACCAAACATCAGCAGTGATCCAAACCATGAACATCCTGACCCTCCCACGGACATACAAGATGGAAGAGCAGTCAGAGACACCATATGTCACAATCATTTCCTTTGA
- the LOC116309488 gene encoding uncharacterized protein LOC116309488: MESLGVVMLLSVIPGKAGQDEVQVEAGADATLDCQGLTEGIITVLAWNKRGMQTEDYVFFYREDRPYKAYQHPSFQGRVELGDPQMKGGNMSIILHNTTVNDTGIYECHISYQSGSGRDKRVTPEIISETSLKVVPTGHTGGDTEDGGKEAGEKKDGVKEDGSVGLKAGLPVAVFLLLVVVGGAFVGCWIFRKDKPQTQDSHPPPAEPQIEMSKRFLNSESPAAEYNNRTELKANNCLEQSTRIPDVTLTLENELLHPLPQETAGLLPERNIRVQ; encoded by the exons ATGGAGTCTCTTGGTGTTGTTATGCTTTTGAGCGTAATTCCTGGGAAGGCAG GCCAAGATGAAGTTCAAGTGGAGGCTGGAGCTGATGCTACTCTTGACTGCCAGGGTCTCACTGAAGGGATTATCACCGTGTTAGCGTGGAACAAGAGGGGCATGCAAACGGAAGATTATGTATTTTTCTACCGGGAAGATCGTCCTTACAAAGCCTACCAGCATCCCTCGTTCCAAGGTCGAGTGGAGCTGGGAGATCCACAAATGAAAGGTGGAAATATGTCCATCATTCTGCACAACACCACCGTTAACGACACTGGGATATATGAGTGCCACATCTCATATCAGAGTGGCTCAGGACGCGACAAGAGAGTGACCCCTGAGATCATCAGTGAAACCAGCCTGAAGGTTGTTCCCACAG gtcacacAGGAGGggacacagaggatggagggaaggaggctGGAGAGAAGAAGGATGGAGTGAAGGAGGatggatctgttggactgaAAGCTGGTCTTCCAGttgctgttttccttcttcttgttgttgttggtggtgccTTTGTTGGTTGTTGGATCTTCAGAAAAGATAAACCACAGACTCAGGACTCACATCCTCCTCCCGCTGAACCACAGATCGAAATGTCTAAGAGATTTCTAAACTCTGAATCTCCTGCTGCTGAATACAATAACAGAACTGAGCTGAAAGCAAACAACTGCCTCGAACAATCCACAAGGATCCCTGATGTCACTCTGACACTTGAGAATGAACTACTTCATCCTCTTCCTCAGGAAACAGCTGGACTACTTCCAGAGAGAAacatcagagtgcagtag
- the LOC120436428 gene encoding uncharacterized protein LOC120436428, which produces MWPVIANRKKAEARKTGGGPPPPPLTEAEQLALSQNSGRPVAEGISAGTSSESITPQDTSAYIRVDGDGVLHLVQPPVEPDQHAVENNEETLTAVTEEEATETLYESDDGNAEEEGPATSPTNLSSLPVKQLYKKYLIKKIEKCDLEMEHFKQQIQKTKIEILLLEHQLRVGEVVRDGRIISVFEQHNNILINTLCTGNTGDQ; this is translated from the exons ATGTGGCCCGTTAtagccaacagaaaaaaagcggAGGCCCGAAAAACAGGTGGgggtcctccaccaccaccactcacaGAGGCTGAGCAGTTGGCCCTTAGCCAAAACAGTGGGCGCCCTGTGGCTGAAGGCATCTCTGCGGGGACATCCTCTGAGTCAATAACCCCGCAAGACACAAGTGCCTACATAAGAG ttgatggtgatggtgtaCTGCATCTGGTGCAGCCTCCTGTTGAGCCAGACCAACATGCAGTT gaaaataatgaagaaacattGACAGCTGTTACAGAGGAGGAAGCAACAGAGACACTTTATGAG AGTGATGATGGAAATGCagaggaagagggtccagccacttctccaacaaacctttcctca ctccctgtaaagcagctgtatAAGAAATATTTGAtcaagaaaatagaaaaatgcgacttggaaatggaacacttcaagcagcagaTCCAAAAGACCAAGATTGAGATTTTACTGCTGGAACATCAGTTAAGGGTGGGTGAAGTGGTCAGAGATGGACgaattatttcagtgtttgaacaacataataATATACTTATTAATACTTTGTGTACAGGAAATACAGGCGACCAATAA